In the Mesorhizobium sp. WSM2240 genome, CAGCCGCGCAATCGTTCTGACCCTTCAAGGCCACGCCGTAGCACTTCTCCTTGCCCGCATCCATCGCCGCCTTCACTTCCGATTCCGACAGGGGGCGGCGGTGGCAAAGGACGCGAGCGCGGTCGCGACTGCGCCGGCCAGCATTGCAGCGCTCACGGTTGATTTCATATGCATGTTTTCTTCTCCCGTTGGGTTGGTCAGCGCACCGCTCTTTGGGCGCGCAATGGTCAGTTCGATCCCGATGGGCCGTGTGTTACGTCGCCGTGGTCACACAAATTCGTGATCGCCGGCAGTGGCGGTTTGGACAAAATTTTGCCGACGCCGTAACAAAGGGGCACGCGCAAACGTAACTCGGGAGCAAGGCAGGCTTGGACGGCAGCGAAGAAAGCGAACTTGCCCGGCTGATGCGCGCCGCGATCGCGGGAGATGAAAGAGCTTATGGCGAATTTCTCCAGCGGGCGGCCTGCCGCGTGCGCGGCTTTGCCCGGCGGAAGGTCGCGGGGGGCGGGATCGACCCGGAGGATATCGTGCAGGAGACCCTGCTTGCGATCCACATGAAACGCCACACATGGCGGGACGACGCGCCGGTGATGCCATGGCTTTACGCAATTGCGCGCTACAAGCTTATCGACGCCTTTCGCCGCCGCGGCCGCCGGGCGGAGGTGGAGATGGGCGAGATTTTGGAGAGTTTCGCCGAGCCGGAAGCCGAGACCGTCAGCGACCGCGAGATCGGCCGGGCCTTGGAGACACTTGCACCCGGCCAGCGTTCTGTCGTGGCGGCGATTTCCGTCGACGGCCGTTCGATCAGCGAAACGGCGAAAAATCTTGGCATGAGCGAGACGGCGGTGCGGGTATCACTCCATCGCGGCCTGGCGGCGATCGCCAGGCGGTTTGGACGGAGTTGAGATGGACACGCACGACCTGATCAAGGCCCTGGCAGCGGACACGCGACGCCCCGCAGCCTCCCTCTCGTCCGTGTGGTGGGGGGCAGCCGTCCTTGCGGTCGCTTTTGCCGCCGTCGTTTTCTTTGTGACGCTCGGCCCAAGACCCGACATCGCTGCCGCTGCCGAAACACCCCGCTTCCTGTTCAAATTCGTTGCCACCGTCACGCTGGCGGCAAGCGCATTCGGCCTGGCGCGCGCGCTGTCGCGCCCGGGCAAAAGCTGGCGCAGGGCGATACCTTTTCTAGCCACCGCGCCAGTGCTTGTCGCTATTGCGGTCATCGTCGAACTCATTGCGCTGCCGCGGGACGCATGGTCGGCCAGGATGGTCGGCACGAACAGCCTGGTCTGCCTGACCTATATACCGCTGATCGGCATCGGCCCCCTCGCCATCTTCCTGCTGGCCTTGCGGCAGGGCGCGCCGACCAGGCCGCGGCTCGCGGGGGCGGTTGCGGGACTGGTTGCCGGCGGCATCGCCGCCACTCTCTACGCCGCCCACTGCACCGACGACTCGCCGCTTTTCGTCGCCACCTGGTATACTGTCGCCATCGCCGGGCTTGCCCTTGTTGGAGCTGCCGCCGCCGATCGCTTCGTCCGTTGGTAGCATGCTGAGCGAGCAGACGCTTTGTTGGGTAGTTGTTACCACCTAGCGCAAAACGCGTTCAGCCCTGCAGGGGAGTTGCTTCCCAAGCACTGTTCTGCACCGACTGCCTCAAAAGCTTGAGTATCAGGGCGCGCACGGCTTCGAGCGCATAGGTCGCCGGCCGGTCCGCCATCTGGCAGAGGTACAACGTTCGTGACAGCTCGGGATCGGTGATTGCGCGAAAATGCAACGATCCGGTTTCAATCAGCTCGTACATGAAAAGCTTGGTGCCGATCGCGCATCCCAGCCCGGCTGCCAATGACGCTCCGATGGCATGGACGGAATTCATCTGCAATTTCGCCCGGCCCTCCAGTTTCTTCAGCAGCCCGACATCGTCCATCAGCGCGCGCGCCGACAGCCCTTGCTTGAGCAGGATCAGGGGGAGGTCAAGGATGTCGGCGAACCTGATCGGATCGTCGGTGTCGCCAATGATGGCGCGGGTTCCGACAAGTACCATCGATTCCTCCAGGACGGCTTCGGTCTTCAGCCGCGTGTCAGCCGGCGGGTTGTAGACCAGCGCCAGGTCGACTTCGGAATCCATCAAGTGCAGAAGCGTCGAGCCAGACAGACTTTCTGACAGAGAAAGCCTGACCTTCGGGTAATCTTCAAGAATCTGCCGGGCGAGCGATACGCCGATCGCCTTGACGGCCGAATAGGCCATGCCGACGGAGACGTCGCCGGCAATGTCATCGCCACCCTCGCGGATGTCTTTTTCCGCCGCCGACATTGCCTTCAGGATTGATTTCGCGTGCGTATAGAGGCGCTCTCCGGCGGCCGTGGCTTGCATGCCGCGGGGTTTGCGAACGAACAACGCCGTCGACAGCTCAGCTTCCAGATTGCCGAGATGGTGGCTGAGCGCCGACACGGCGACGCGGCACTCCACTGCGGCGCCGGCAAGCGTTCCCTGCTCGTAAATGGCCGCGAAGTAGCGGAGTTGGCGTGAATCCATACCGTTCTATAAAACAGAATGCAGAGTTATAAACATTATAATTTTGCTACTGCCTCGACAAGGCTATGGTCGCGCCTCCGTTGAGAGGAAGGGAACCAATGGCCGAAACCTTCAGGCCGCTAGAGGGCATCAAGGTCGTCGAGATGAGCCACATGATCATGGGCCCATCCTGCGGCATGTTCCTGGGCATGCTCGGCGCCGACGTGGTCAAGATCGAGCCGCCAGAAGGCGACAAGACGCGCAATCTCACCGGCATGGGAACCCCGTTTTTTCCATTGTTCAACCGTGGCAAGAAATCGGTACAACTCGATCTGAAGACCGAGGCTGGGCGCAAGGCGCTCGACCGCCTGCTGGCCAACGCCGATGTCTTCGTCGAGAATTTTCGCGACTCTTCGCTTTCAAAAATGGGCGCCGACCTCGGGGACCTGCGGGCACGTTTTCCAGAGCTCATCCTTGCCTCGCACAAGGGTTTTCTGAGCGGTCCATATCAGGAGCGGACCGCGCTCGACGAAGTCGTGCAGATGATGACGGGGCTGGCCTACATGACCGGACCAACCGGCCGGCCCTTGCGCGTTGGTTCGTCGGCGAACGACATCATGGGCGGGCTGTTCGGGGCCTTCTCGGTGCTGGCCGCACTGCTGGAACGCAAGGAAACCGGCAAAGGGCGCAATCTGCGGATCGGGCTGTTCGAAAATTGTCTGCTGCTGGTTGCGCAGCACATGGTGCAGTTCGAGCTCGAAGGTACCAACCCGCCGCCGATGCCCGAACGGACTTTCTCCTGGCCGGTCTACGATATTTTCCTGACCGCCGACGAGCGGCAGATATTCGTCGGCGCGGTCACCGAAGGCCAGTGGGCGTCACTCTGCAAGCTGCTTGAACTGGACGAGCTTCTTGCGGACCCACGCCTTCAAAAACGGATGGATCAGATCGATGCGCGGTCCTGGACGATCCCGATCGTGGCCAGGGCTATTGCCCGACGTTCGTCAGGGCCTTTGCTCGACGCCTTTGAGAAACTTGGGATTCCCTATTCCCCGATCGCCAAACCATCCGACATGTACGACGACCCTCATGTCATGCGCCCAGGCGGGCTCGTAGCCTCGAACACGCCTGATGGCCGGACGTTTCGCGCACCATCCCTGCCTTTCGACGTCGATGGCGTCATGCTTTCGGCAGGTGGCGATGTGCCAGCGCTCGGACAGGATACGTCGACGGTGCTGTCGGGCCTTGGCCTGAACGAAGCCGATATTGCGGCAGCGCGTGGTGCGGCAAGGGAGGCTGCATGAGGAGCATCGCCAGCATCTATCCGAACGATCGTGCCAGCCTGCGCGAGGTCGGACTTCGCGATGGGCTACAGTTGGTGAAATCCTATCCCTCCACCGCCGCCAAACTTGATTGGCTGACGCGCGAACATGCGGCTGGCGTGCGCCACTTCGAGGTCGGATCCTTTCTGCCGGCGGCGCGCATGCCGCAGTTCGCCGACATACGGGAGATGATTGCGGAAGTCGAAAATCTCGACGGAGCGCATTCTGCGGCGCTGGCCCTTAACGAACGCGGCGCCGAAGACGCCATCGGGACCGAAGTCGGCGAAATCGTCTGCGTCGTTTCGGCGACGGAGGAGCACAGCCAGGCCAACATGCGCCGCTCGCGCAACGATGCGGTCGCGCTGGTTGGCAAGGTGGCAGCCCTTCGCGAGGAGCGCGGACACAAGGCGATCGTCAATGCCGGTATCGCTATGGCCTTCGGCTGCTCGATTGCAGGCAGGGTAAATCCAGCCGAAGTGCTGCGTCTGGCGCAAGCGTGCCTTAACGCCGGCGCCGATATAGTCGGCATCGCCGACACGGTGGGTTTCGCCGGGCCGAAGCAGGTCGCCGAATTATCCGTCGGGATGGCAAGGCTGTGTGGCGAACGACCTTTCATCGTTCATCTGCACGACACCCGGGGAATGGGCATCGCCAATGCTTCGGCCGCACTGGATGCAGGTTGCCGCGTCCTCGACGGTTCGTTGGGCGGGCTCGGCGGCTGTCCGTTCGCACCGGGCGCGACCGGCAATGTCGTGTTCGAGGACCTTGTGTTCCTGTGTGAGACCAAGGGCTTTCGCACCGGCATAGACCTCGATGCGCTGACGGCCGTACGCTCGATCCCGCAGGCCGAGATGCCTCGGGAGCAATTTTACGGCGGCATCGCCAGGGCTGGACCGCCACGAACATTCGAATGGCGCGCCTGACCGGGAGGGTCGGACGGTATACACAATCATCTCAGGGAGGAAATAAAATGCGCAACACGACACTCTTCATGACAGCGGCGACGCTGTCGCTTACCGTTGCAGGCGCGGCTGAGGCGGCCACTGCCATGCGCTGCAGCCATCAGCTGCCGCCCGCGCATCACATCGCAGTGGTGGTCGACAAATGGGCCGCCGAAGTCGAAAAGCTCTCGGAAGGCGAACTCGACGTTCAGGTGTTCGGCGCCGACAGCCTCGTGAAGGCGAACGACAACATCCTTTCTGTCGCCAAGGGCGACATCGAATGTGCTTTCTCGCTCAACTTCCAGTGGGGCAAGACGCTGCCCATCATGAACGTTACTGTCGGCCCTTACACAATGTCGTCCATCGAGGCCTGGAAGAAATGGCCGACGTCGGAAGCCGCGGCCTTCCTTGAGGAGAAACTGGCGGAGAAGGGCGTCAAGAACATCGCCTGGATGTTCCAGACCAACGTCAGCGTCTTCACGTCCAAGGGCAAGCCGTTGCTCAAACCCGACGATTTCAAGGGCATCAAGATGCGCGGCATCGGCCCCGCCTTCGACCGCGGACTTACCGCGATGGGTGCAACCACCGTCGCAATGCCCGGCAGCGAGGTCTATCAGGCGCTGGCGACCGGTGTGATCGACGCCGCGGTGACCGATGTCGCCGCCGCTTATTCACGCAAATATTACGAAGTGCAGGACCACATGACCGTCTTGCCCGTACTTGCGGCGTATTTGCACGGCTATGTCAATCCGGCCTGGTATGAGGGCCTGAGCGACAAGTCGAAAGCTGCCCTGAAGCAGGCCGGCGAAACAGCGGCCGGCTGGGCGCTCGACGCCTCGATAGAGGCATCCGCCGACGCCCCCAAGCAGCTCGAGGAGAAAGGCGTCAAGGTGCACATCGCCACCGATGCCGAGAACGAGGCATTCAAGGCGGCGATGCAGCCGGCTTTCGCGGAAGGATTCGCCGAGGAAGGCGGCGAAGACGGCAAGAAACTGCTCGACCTGGTTGGCAAGCTTCAGTAGCCGGCCACTATGGCGGACGATTTCGAACCGACGGTCATGTCGGACCAGGTCGCGTCTTCGGACGAGGAGGCGCCGCGCGCCTCCTCGCTACTGGAGCGGGTGGTAGCCGCCATGTCGCTCGCCGGCGGAGCGATCAGCTGCCTGATTATCATTGTCGTGCTCGGGCTGACGGCCGTGAGCGTCTTCAACCGGTATTTCCTGGGTCGCCCCATCATGGGCGTCGATGAGGCAACGGGCTTCCTTGTGGTGGCGATCGTTATGTTCGGCGCAGCGGAATCCTTGCGGCGCGGCGATCACATCCGCATCGATATCCTGTTCGATCATCTCGGTCCCAGGCTGCACTGGTGGCTGGAACTATGGTCGTTCCTCGCGGTGCTTGTGGTTGCCGCGCTGTTGTTGATCACTTCCTGGCACACCGTGCTCTTCTCGCGCATGTTCGGCGCTTATTCGACCGGCTATCTCAGCATCCCAATGTGGATCCCTCAGTCGACAATGGTCATCGGCGCCATTCTACTCGGCTTGGTCGCGCTGTCGATGGCGCTGCGCCTTTTCAGGGTGCCGAAACGATGACCATCGTTCTGATCCTGGGCTTCCTCGTCATTCTGCTCCTGACGGGCATGCCGATTTTCGCGGCGCTAGCGCTGTCGTCACTTGCCATCCTTGCCATCTTCGAAGGCAAGATCGAAAGCATGGCGGACACTGTCTTTGCCAGCCTCAACAATCCGCTGCTTGCCACCATACCGATGTTCGCCTTCATGGCGCATGTGATGATCAAGGCCAAGGTCGTCGACGACCTTTTTGATATGGCCAATAAGCTGGTCGGTCATATCAAGGGAGGTCTCGGCTTCGCGACCATCCTGTCCTGCACGATATTTTCCACGATCTCGGGTTCGTCAGTCGCCACCGCGCTCACCATCGGCTCGACCGCGATCCCGCAGATGCAGCGCTTCGGTTACCGGCCGCGAGACACCTACGGCATCATTGCCGCCGGCGGCACACTGGGCATCCTGATCCCGCCATCCGGGCCGATGATCCTCTATGCGATCGTCACCGACGCTTCGATCGGTGCCTTGTTCCTGGCCGGCTTTATCCCAGGGCTGATCATGGCGGCGACCTTCGCTGTCTTCTCCTGGTTCCAGGCGAACGCGCATGGCGAGACCAGAGCCCAGGCGTGGCCGGGCACACGCAATGTGCTAGCCGCGCTGTGGAAATCGATCTGGGCAGTGATGATGCCGCCCATTATTCTCGGCGGCATCTATCTCGGCATCTTCACTGCCGCGGAAGCAGCGGCTGTCGGCGCCGTCTATGCGCTGGCGGTGGCGCTTCTGGTCTACCGCAATGTCTCGGCGGCCGACCTTTGGGACTGCACCTGGCAGACGATGCGCACCAGCGCAATGCTGTTCATGATCATCGCCGCGGCAGGACTGTTCGGCCACGCCGTCACGATCATCCGGCTTCCAGCCGAGATCATGGAAGGCGTCACCGCGCTCGGTCTGTCGCAGACCGGCTTCATCTTGGTCGTCATGGTGGCGATCTTCATTCTCGGCATGTTCCTGGAAACCATCGCCATTATCCTGATCACCACGCCCATCATCATGCCGTCCATGTTGGCGCTCGACATCAATCCGATCTGGTATGGCGTCATGCTGATGGTCAACCTCGAACTGGCGCTGATCACGCCACCGGTCGGCATGAATCTGTTCGTGCTGAAAGGCATTGCCAACGCCCGCTTATCGGAAATCGTCCGCGGCGCCGCACCTTATGTGCTTCTGATGATCGCGGGTCTCTTCGTGATCTGGCTGTTTCCGCAGCTGTCGCTCTGGCTGCCGGAAAACGCCGGTTTCGGACGATGAGATCTGCTCCGCGAAAGGGCGGCATTGGCAGGCCTCGATAAGGACGACTTGTCAAGGGTTTCGGTTGGCGCTTCGGAATAGTGGTGACTTGCCGGTTCAGAGCGTCCGAGCGAGGACTTCGA is a window encoding:
- a CDS encoding NrsF family protein, translating into MDTHDLIKALAADTRRPAASLSSVWWGAAVLAVAFAAVVFFVTLGPRPDIAAAAETPRFLFKFVATVTLAASAFGLARALSRPGKSWRRAIPFLATAPVLVAIAVIVELIALPRDAWSARMVGTNSLVCLTYIPLIGIGPLAIFLLALRQGAPTRPRLAGAVAGLVAGGIAATLYAAHCTDDSPLFVATWYTVAIAGLALVGAAAADRFVRW
- a CDS encoding TRAP transporter small permease, whose translation is MADDFEPTVMSDQVASSDEEAPRASSLLERVVAAMSLAGGAISCLIIIVVLGLTAVSVFNRYFLGRPIMGVDEATGFLVVAIVMFGAAESLRRGDHIRIDILFDHLGPRLHWWLELWSFLAVLVVAALLLITSWHTVLFSRMFGAYSTGYLSIPMWIPQSTMVIGAILLGLVALSMALRLFRVPKR
- a CDS encoding TRAP transporter large permease, with product MTIVLILGFLVILLLTGMPIFAALALSSLAILAIFEGKIESMADTVFASLNNPLLATIPMFAFMAHVMIKAKVVDDLFDMANKLVGHIKGGLGFATILSCTIFSTISGSSVATALTIGSTAIPQMQRFGYRPRDTYGIIAAGGTLGILIPPSGPMILYAIVTDASIGALFLAGFIPGLIMAATFAVFSWFQANAHGETRAQAWPGTRNVLAALWKSIWAVMMPPIILGGIYLGIFTAAEAAAVGAVYALAVALLVYRNVSAADLWDCTWQTMRTSAMLFMIIAAAGLFGHAVTIIRLPAEIMEGVTALGLSQTGFILVVMVAIFILGMFLETIAIILITTPIIMPSMLALDINPIWYGVMLMVNLELALITPPVGMNLFVLKGIANARLSEIVRGAAPYVLLMIAGLFVIWLFPQLSLWLPENAGFGR
- the dctP gene encoding TRAP transporter substrate-binding protein DctP, encoding MRNTTLFMTAATLSLTVAGAAEAATAMRCSHQLPPAHHIAVVVDKWAAEVEKLSEGELDVQVFGADSLVKANDNILSVAKGDIECAFSLNFQWGKTLPIMNVTVGPYTMSSIEAWKKWPTSEAAAFLEEKLAEKGVKNIAWMFQTNVSVFTSKGKPLLKPDDFKGIKMRGIGPAFDRGLTAMGATTVAMPGSEVYQALATGVIDAAVTDVAAAYSRKYYEVQDHMTVLPVLAAYLHGYVNPAWYEGLSDKSKAALKQAGETAAGWALDASIEASADAPKQLEEKGVKVHIATDAENEAFKAAMQPAFAEGFAEEGGEDGKKLLDLVGKLQ
- a CDS encoding LysR substrate-binding domain-containing protein, with protein sequence MDSRQLRYFAAIYEQGTLAGAAVECRVAVSALSHHLGNLEAELSTALFVRKPRGMQATAAGERLYTHAKSILKAMSAAEKDIREGGDDIAGDVSVGMAYSAVKAIGVSLARQILEDYPKVRLSLSESLSGSTLLHLMDSEVDLALVYNPPADTRLKTEAVLEESMVLVGTRAIIGDTDDPIRFADILDLPLILLKQGLSARALMDDVGLLKKLEGRAKLQMNSVHAIGASLAAGLGCAIGTKLFMYELIETGSLHFRAITDPELSRTLYLCQMADRPATYALEAVRALILKLLRQSVQNSAWEATPLQG
- a CDS encoding hydroxymethylglutaryl-CoA lyase, with amino-acid sequence MRSIASIYPNDRASLREVGLRDGLQLVKSYPSTAAKLDWLTREHAAGVRHFEVGSFLPAARMPQFADIREMIAEVENLDGAHSAALALNERGAEDAIGTEVGEIVCVVSATEEHSQANMRRSRNDAVALVGKVAALREERGHKAIVNAGIAMAFGCSIAGRVNPAEVLRLAQACLNAGADIVGIADTVGFAGPKQVAELSVGMARLCGERPFIVHLHDTRGMGIANASAALDAGCRVLDGSLGGLGGCPFAPGATGNVVFEDLVFLCETKGFRTGIDLDALTAVRSIPQAEMPREQFYGGIARAGPPRTFEWRA
- a CDS encoding sigma-70 family RNA polymerase sigma factor, whose protein sequence is MDGSEESELARLMRAAIAGDERAYGEFLQRAACRVRGFARRKVAGGGIDPEDIVQETLLAIHMKRHTWRDDAPVMPWLYAIARYKLIDAFRRRGRRAEVEMGEILESFAEPEAETVSDREIGRALETLAPGQRSVVAAISVDGRSISETAKNLGMSETAVRVSLHRGLAAIARRFGRS
- a CDS encoding CoA transferase translates to MAETFRPLEGIKVVEMSHMIMGPSCGMFLGMLGADVVKIEPPEGDKTRNLTGMGTPFFPLFNRGKKSVQLDLKTEAGRKALDRLLANADVFVENFRDSSLSKMGADLGDLRARFPELILASHKGFLSGPYQERTALDEVVQMMTGLAYMTGPTGRPLRVGSSANDIMGGLFGAFSVLAALLERKETGKGRNLRIGLFENCLLLVAQHMVQFELEGTNPPPMPERTFSWPVYDIFLTADERQIFVGAVTEGQWASLCKLLELDELLADPRLQKRMDQIDARSWTIPIVARAIARRSSGPLLDAFEKLGIPYSPIAKPSDMYDDPHVMRPGGLVASNTPDGRTFRAPSLPFDVDGVMLSAGGDVPALGQDTSTVLSGLGLNEADIAAARGAAREAA